In Blastopirellula sp. J2-11, a single genomic region encodes these proteins:
- a CDS encoding tetratricopeptide repeat protein, translated as MRAIILIFTVAVPLIFSSLSPVLADDSDQINALVRSAAEQSKAAQSETEYAAIISICEEAQTLTLPTEHEKYFQQLQAWALNKRGEALADKAAAATDPADVAKLDEAALADFNAAIKLQPKLATAVHNRGVSLAAAGKSDEAIEDFDLAITLNPKYANSWFNRGELHYQAGRMRQAIADYSRAIQLKPTDAGAFNSRGNAQYLSENYQAALADFGQAIRIAPRDPLGYANRADAYSDLGYWERGLRDYRMAIQLDPELARAKQGMAWVLATCPQSNVRDADLALRYAAEAAAQLETPDARYLDTLAAAQANYGQFDEAVKTAEQAKTIATEPHANQVEERLQLYRSEQPFREPAR; from the coding sequence ATGCGCGCTATCATCCTGATCTTCACCGTTGCGGTTCCACTCATCTTCTCCAGTCTGTCCCCTGTGCTTGCGGACGACTCCGACCAAATCAACGCGTTGGTGCGGTCCGCCGCCGAGCAGAGCAAAGCCGCCCAAAGCGAAACGGAATATGCCGCGATTATCAGCATTTGCGAAGAGGCGCAGACGCTGACTTTACCGACTGAGCACGAGAAATATTTCCAACAACTGCAGGCCTGGGCCCTCAACAAACGGGGCGAAGCCTTGGCCGACAAAGCGGCTGCCGCGACCGATCCCGCCGATGTCGCCAAGCTTGATGAAGCGGCGTTAGCCGACTTTAACGCGGCGATCAAACTTCAGCCCAAGCTGGCGACCGCCGTTCACAATCGCGGCGTCAGTCTAGCCGCCGCAGGAAAAAGCGACGAAGCGATCGAAGATTTCGATCTGGCGATTACGCTCAACCCTAAGTACGCCAATTCGTGGTTCAATCGGGGCGAGCTTCACTATCAAGCAGGCCGAATGCGACAAGCGATTGCCGACTACAGCCGCGCTATTCAACTGAAGCCGACCGACGCAGGCGCCTTTAACAGTCGCGGAAACGCCCAATACTTGTCTGAAAACTACCAGGCTGCGCTGGCCGATTTTGGCCAAGCAATCCGCATCGCTCCGCGCGACCCGCTTGGCTACGCCAATCGCGCCGACGCTTATAGTGACCTGGGCTACTGGGAACGCGGACTACGAGACTACCGCATGGCGATCCAGCTCGATCCCGAATTGGCGCGAGCCAAACAAGGCATGGCCTGGGTGCTAGCAACTTGCCCGCAATCGAACGTCCGCGATGCTGATTTGGCGCTGCGATATGCCGCAGAAGCGGCCGCTCAGCTCGAAACGCCCGACGCTCGGTACCTCGACACGCTCGCCGCCGCCCAAGCGAACTATGGACAATTTGACGAAGCGGTGAAGACGGCGGAACAGGCCAAAACGATTGCAACGGAACCCCACGCCAACCAAGTGGAAGAGCGTCTTCAACTCTACCGTTCCGAGCAACCTTTTCGCGAACCTGCAAGGTAA
- the aroH gene encoding chorismate mutase: MSTACRGVRGATTVENNNREEILRATRELLALMIRQNGIEGKDVGSAIFTVTSDINAEFPALAARQLGWMDVPLICTHEISVPGSLPLCIRIMLNWNTAKCQKDIQHVYIKQAVRLRPDLSDLPPVDWKALDAWIEAQMSGAK; encoded by the coding sequence ATGTCGACTGCCTGCCGAGGCGTTCGCGGCGCGACCACCGTCGAGAACAACAATCGTGAAGAGATATTGCGTGCAACCCGAGAATTGCTCGCGCTAATGATTCGTCAAAACGGCATTGAAGGGAAAGATGTCGGCAGTGCGATCTTTACGGTGACAAGCGACATCAATGCCGAGTTTCCCGCTTTGGCCGCTCGCCAGCTCGGTTGGATGGATGTTCCGCTGATTTGCACGCATGAAATCAGCGTGCCTGGTTCTCTGCCGCTCTGTATCCGCATCATGCTGAACTGGAACACCGCTAAGTGTCAAAAGGATATTCAGCACGTCTACATAAAGCAGGCGGTTCGGCTTCGACCTGACCTGTCTGACCTGCCGCCGGTTGATTGGAAGGCGCTGGATGCCTGGATCGAAGCGCAGATGAGCGGCGCCAAGTAG
- the rimI gene encoding ribosomal protein S18-alanine N-acetyltransferase codes for MILSGLRDLPVHIRWMIRRDMTEVLQIERASFEFPWGEDDFIQCLRQRNCIGMVAEHDERIVGFMIYQLHRTRLHVMNFAVDPNCRRMNIGSQMITKLASKLSPHRRSQILLEVRETNLDAQLFFRKEGFKAISVLRDFYEDTTEDAYLMQYRFQQPVESETGSQIARLAG; via the coding sequence ATGATTCTCTCTGGACTACGAGACCTGCCGGTGCACATTCGTTGGATGATCCGTCGTGACATGACGGAAGTGTTGCAGATTGAACGGGCCAGTTTTGAATTTCCTTGGGGCGAAGATGATTTCATCCAGTGCCTGCGTCAACGAAATTGCATCGGCATGGTGGCCGAGCATGACGAGCGCATTGTGGGCTTCATGATCTATCAGTTGCATCGCACCCGTTTGCATGTGATGAACTTCGCGGTCGATCCCAATTGCCGTCGCATGAATATCGGCTCGCAAATGATCACCAAACTGGCCAGCAAACTTTCGCCGCATCGTCGCTCGCAAATCTTGTTGGAAGTGCGTGAAACGAACCTCGACGCCCAACTCTTTTTCCGCAAGGAAGGTTTCAAGGCGATCTCGGTGTTGCGTGATTTCTACGAAGACACGACCGAAGACGCCTACTTGATGCAATATCGGTTTCAACAACCGGTCGAAAGCGAAACCGGCTCGCAAATCGCCCGCTTGGCTGGTTAA
- a CDS encoding GNAT family N-acetyltransferase has product MLRVVEINEIEALATIRANWRKLWLETPYASFFQTLDWLRIYWRHFGRDQRLRVLIVLDADRIIGIVPLTVVREQTRLGPIRVLTYPLSEWGSYFGPLGVDRNQVLGAACRHIRETPRDWELFDLRWLATDDIEDDLTFSAMSTGGLAAHRGVWNETSLIDVPESWEKYLATRSPKFRSEIRRKTRRVRRQGRMEMLRYRPLGLEAGDGDPRWDLFGQAYHIALTSWQGASPYGNTLSHPEVSGFFRETHKAAAELGMLDFCLIYVDGRPSAFLYNYHRDGEVYGLRRGSLPEIHELGIGTVATAVTIEDSCRRGDRLIDLGAGSIHAKRSWLTRLAPIGRVTHYPSFEPKSQMLRWTHWWKNGRPTRNADQTRAQQTADLI; this is encoded by the coding sequence ATGCTCCGCGTAGTTGAAATCAACGAAATCGAAGCTCTGGCGACGATCCGCGCCAACTGGCGAAAGTTATGGCTTGAAACGCCGTACGCTAGTTTTTTTCAAACGCTCGACTGGCTTCGAATCTACTGGCGCCATTTTGGCCGTGATCAACGTCTGCGCGTCTTGATCGTGCTGGATGCGGATCGCATCATCGGCATCGTTCCGTTGACGGTGGTCCGCGAACAAACGCGGCTTGGTCCGATCCGCGTCTTGACCTATCCGCTTTCGGAATGGGGAAGCTACTTTGGACCGCTCGGAGTGGATCGCAATCAGGTTCTCGGCGCTGCTTGTCGCCATATCCGTGAGACGCCGCGTGACTGGGAACTGTTTGATCTGCGGTGGCTCGCGACCGATGACATCGAAGACGATCTCACTTTCAGCGCGATGTCGACAGGAGGTCTTGCCGCACATCGCGGCGTTTGGAACGAAACGTCGTTAATTGACGTGCCTGAAAGTTGGGAAAAGTATCTAGCGACGCGCAGTCCCAAATTCCGCAGCGAGATTCGTCGGAAGACGCGCCGCGTTCGCCGCCAAGGGCGGATGGAAATGTTGCGTTATCGCCCCCTTGGACTAGAGGCCGGTGACGGAGATCCGCGGTGGGATCTCTTTGGTCAGGCCTACCATATCGCGCTCACCAGTTGGCAAGGCGCTTCCCCCTACGGAAATACGCTGTCACATCCCGAGGTGAGCGGCTTTTTTCGTGAGACGCACAAAGCGGCGGCGGAATTGGGGATGCTCGATTTTTGTCTGATCTATGTCGATGGTCGGCCATCCGCATTTCTCTACAACTATCATCGTGACGGTGAAGTCTATGGCCTGCGTCGCGGCAGCTTGCCCGAGATTCATGAGCTCGGGATCGGCACCGTCGCCACCGCAGTCACCATCGAAGACAGTTGCCGGCGCGGCGATCGTTTGATTGATTTGGGCGCCGGGTCGATTCACGCCAAGCGAAGTTGGCTCACACGACTCGCGCCAATCGGCCGCGTGACGCACTACCCTTCGTTCGAACCAAAAAGCCAGATGTTGCGTTGGACTCACTGGTGGAAGAACGGTCGACCAACCCGCAACGCCGATCAAACCCGAGCGCAGCAAACGGCTGATCTGATCTAG
- the fusA gene encoding elongation factor G, giving the protein MNLAKLRNIGISAHIDSGKTTLSERILFYSGRIHKIEDVRGGGDGATMDHMELEKERGITITSAATSVEWKGYPINLIDTPGHVDFTVEVERSLRVLDGAVLVLCSVGGVQAQSLTVDRQMKRYKVPRLAFINKMDRTGANPDKVIQQMRDKLNVDAIAFQIPIGLEDKLEGVIDLVEMKAYYNDGDQGEIVRTEEIPANLLEKAQEARQHMLESLSLYSDELMELLLAEEEPSAELVHKVTHDAVLGLNITPVFMGSAYKNKCVQPLLDAITRYLPSPLEVEYKAKDVEDPTILIPLSCESDAPFVGMAFKIVEDPYGQLTFMRIYQGKIEKGKGYVNQRTGKTDRFSRIVRMHSDKREEIDVATAGDIVAVMGIDCASGDTYASERNYCSLESIFVPIPVIKISVAPKSRDDSDKLGKALQRFRKEDPTFHVFTDEETKETLIAGMGELHLEVYVERIKREYKVEVVTGPPKVSYREAPTKAVEFNYKHKKQTGGSGQYGHIVGVMEPMEDGGEAFVFEDKVSQGRIPKEYIPAVQKGFEDVLLKGPVAEFPVVGLKVILQDGSYHDVDSSEMAFRICAQGCFRENFMKMKPTLLEPIMKVEIEVPEEYQGPVTGDAIAKRGMVTSTDSNGETSVITAEIPLSCMFGYSTILRSMTQGQGTFSMEFDSYKPTPSNIQEEVVADRLKEKEAKSK; this is encoded by the coding sequence ATGAACCTCGCCAAACTGCGAAACATCGGTATTTCCGCTCATATCGACTCTGGAAAAACGACTCTGAGTGAGCGCATTCTGTTTTACAGCGGTCGCATCCATAAGATCGAAGATGTCCGCGGCGGCGGTGACGGCGCTACCATGGATCATATGGAGCTCGAAAAAGAGCGCGGCATCACCATCACCAGCGCGGCGACCAGCGTCGAATGGAAAGGGTACCCGATCAACTTGATCGACACTCCGGGCCACGTCGACTTTACGGTCGAAGTAGAACGTAGCCTCCGCGTGCTGGACGGCGCCGTTCTCGTGCTTTGCTCGGTCGGCGGCGTGCAGGCCCAGTCGTTGACGGTCGATCGTCAGATGAAGCGCTACAAAGTGCCGCGTCTGGCGTTCATCAACAAGATGGACCGCACCGGCGCCAACCCTGACAAAGTCATCCAGCAGATGCGCGACAAGTTGAATGTCGACGCGATCGCGTTCCAGATTCCGATTGGGCTGGAAGACAAGCTGGAAGGGGTCATCGACTTGGTCGAGATGAAGGCCTATTACAACGACGGCGATCAAGGCGAAATCGTCCGCACCGAGGAAATTCCGGCCAACTTGCTCGAAAAGGCGCAGGAAGCTCGTCAACACATGCTCGAATCGCTCTCGCTTTACAGCGACGAGTTGATGGAACTGCTGCTGGCCGAAGAGGAACCGTCGGCCGAACTGGTTCACAAGGTGACCCACGATGCGGTCCTCGGTCTGAACATTACGCCGGTCTTCATGGGTTCGGCCTATAAGAACAAGTGCGTTCAACCGCTGCTTGACGCGATTACTCGTTACTTGCCTTCGCCTTTGGAAGTCGAATACAAAGCGAAGGATGTCGAGGATCCGACCATCTTGATCCCGCTTTCATGCGAAAGCGACGCGCCGTTTGTCGGCATGGCTTTCAAGATTGTGGAAGATCCGTATGGTCAGCTGACTTTCATGCGCATCTACCAAGGCAAGATCGAAAAAGGCAAAGGCTACGTCAATCAACGTACCGGCAAGACCGATCGCTTCTCGCGAATCGTGCGAATGCACTCCGACAAGCGTGAAGAGATTGATGTCGCCACCGCTGGCGACATCGTCGCCGTGATGGGCATCGACTGCGCGTCTGGCGATACCTACGCGTCAGAACGAAATTACTGCTCGCTGGAAAGCATTTTTGTGCCGATTCCGGTGATCAAGATTTCGGTCGCGCCAAAAAGTCGAGACGACAGCGACAAGCTGGGGAAGGCCTTGCAGCGTTTCCGTAAGGAAGACCCCACGTTCCACGTCTTCACGGACGAGGAAACGAAAGAAACGCTAATCGCAGGCATGGGTGAGTTGCACCTGGAAGTTTATGTCGAACGGATTAAACGCGAGTACAAGGTAGAAGTCGTCACCGGCCCACCGAAGGTTTCGTATCGCGAAGCCCCGACCAAGGCCGTGGAGTTCAACTACAAGCACAAAAAGCAAACCGGCGGTTCTGGCCAATACGGCCATATCGTCGGCGTCATGGAACCGATGGAAGATGGCGGCGAAGCATTTGTGTTTGAAGACAAGGTCTCGCAAGGGCGCATTCCCAAAGAATACATTCCTGCGGTCCAGAAGGGCTTTGAAGACGTACTCCTCAAGGGCCCTGTTGCTGAATTTCCGGTGGTCGGCCTGAAGGTTATCCTGCAAGACGGTTCGTACCATGATGTCGACTCGTCCGAAATGGCTTTCCGCATTTGTGCACAGGGCTGTTTCCGTGAGAACTTCATGAAGATGAAGCCAACCTTGCTCGAGCCGATCATGAAAGTCGAAATCGAAGTGCCCGAAGAGTACCAAGGCCCTGTCACCGGCGATGCGATTGCGAAACGCGGCATGGTGACCAGCACTGACTCGAACGGCGAAACCTCGGTCATCACGGCCGAAATCCCGCTTTCCTGCATGTTCGGTTACTCGACTATCCTGCGCAGCATGACGCAAGGGCAAGGGACTTTCAGCATGGAATTCGACAGCTACAAGCCGACTCCTTCGAATATCCAAGAAGAAGTCGTCGCCGATCGCTTGAAAGAAAAAGAAGCCAAATCGAAGTAG
- a CDS encoding 5-formyltetrahydrofolate cyclo-ligase, with protein sequence MPDASQQKQILRQNNLAARDQLGDRSERSVRIHSRASAWLAQQSAATLLCYVSARCEVDTRPLLQQLLFEERRVVIPYCIDDRRLGLFLLSDLSELAPGRFGILEPRSELKNAKTISPAEIDLAILPGVAFDLHGNRLGYGKGYFDRLLSKMRPQSVKIALAFECQIVANIPAEAHDLPIDYLVTEDRLIRSAAAAN encoded by the coding sequence GTGCCAGACGCTTCGCAACAAAAACAGATCCTACGACAAAACAATCTGGCTGCCCGTGATCAGTTGGGCGATCGGTCAGAACGCAGCGTCAGAATTCATTCGCGTGCAAGCGCCTGGCTAGCGCAACAATCAGCGGCGACTCTCCTGTGTTATGTCAGCGCTCGCTGCGAAGTCGACACGCGGCCGCTGCTGCAACAGTTGCTCTTCGAGGAGCGCCGAGTCGTCATTCCTTATTGCATCGACGACCGACGACTTGGGCTGTTCCTTCTATCCGATTTGTCGGAACTGGCGCCAGGCCGCTTCGGCATTTTAGAGCCGCGATCGGAGCTGAAAAATGCCAAGACGATTTCGCCTGCAGAGATAGACCTCGCGATCCTACCGGGGGTCGCGTTTGACCTGCACGGAAATCGGCTTGGTTACGGCAAGGGCTATTTTGATCGACTGCTAAGTAAGATGCGGCCGCAGTCGGTGAAGATCGCGCTGGCATTTGAATGTCAGATAGTTGCGAATATTCCAGCGGAGGCGCACGACCTGCCGATCGATTATCTGGTCACCGAAGATCGCCTGATTCGCTCCGCCGCCGCAGCAAACTAG
- a CDS encoding thioredoxin domain-containing protein has protein sequence MANRLAHESSPYLLQHAANPVHWRPWDQAAIAEAVETDKPIFLSIGYSACHWCHVMEHESFENQEIADYLNEHFVSIKVDREERPDLDQIYMNAVQMLTGRGGWPMSVFLTPQLKPFFGGTYWPPAPRGGMPGFDQVLRAVMDAWENRRAIALEQSEKFAERLQEIGQAEDSGELIDLHLLDDAYKYLESIYDFRHGGFGGAPKFPHTMDIELCLRYSRRQPSSRALEMAIHNLDQMARGGIYDHLGGGFARYSVDARWLVPHFEKMLYDNALLAGVYVDGYRATGREDFARVARETCDYVLYYLTDETGGFQSTEDADSEGEEGKFYVWTPQEIVDILGEGEGRRFCEIYDVSESGNFEGKNILNLPQSIEDWGSASNLDVVELRRELDVAREKLLKVRDQRIRPAKDDKVLVSWNGLMIDSLARAAGALNEPKYLIAAERAADFVFDRMFDDSGRLLHSYRHGVAKLAAYLDDYANLANACISLYEASFAERWLQRAIELTNLMIRHFGDPVGGGFYFTADDHEKLIARNKDMYDNSVPSGNSMAAVVLLRLSALLGNTELLDEAVTTIRVAAPLMKKHPTATGQMLAAVDRYLGPAREVVILGNTDSDATSEFLAELRRRYTPNSVIACISPETTLPDDSPLAPIFAGKAPLPEADGTIFVCENFACQRPVTAAEAIADLRQSPA, from the coding sequence ATGGCGAATCGCCTGGCTCACGAATCGAGTCCTTATTTACTGCAGCACGCCGCCAATCCGGTCCATTGGCGGCCCTGGGACCAAGCGGCGATCGCCGAGGCGGTCGAAACAGATAAACCGATCTTCCTATCGATCGGCTACTCGGCTTGTCACTGGTGTCATGTGATGGAGCACGAGAGTTTTGAAAACCAGGAAATCGCCGACTATCTGAACGAGCATTTCGTCTCGATCAAGGTGGACCGGGAAGAACGGCCTGACCTAGATCAGATTTACATGAACGCGGTGCAAATGCTGACCGGTCGCGGCGGTTGGCCGATGTCAGTCTTTTTGACGCCGCAGCTCAAACCGTTCTTCGGCGGAACCTACTGGCCCCCCGCGCCGCGAGGCGGAATGCCTGGTTTTGACCAGGTATTGCGGGCCGTGATGGATGCCTGGGAAAATCGTCGCGCGATCGCCCTGGAACAGTCGGAGAAATTCGCCGAGCGTTTGCAAGAGATCGGCCAGGCCGAAGACTCTGGCGAACTGATCGACCTGCATTTGCTGGACGACGCGTATAAGTATCTCGAATCGATCTACGATTTTCGCCACGGCGGTTTCGGCGGAGCCCCAAAATTTCCCCACACGATGGATATCGAACTCTGTCTTCGGTACAGTCGCCGCCAACCAAGTAGTCGCGCCCTAGAGATGGCGATCCACAATTTGGATCAAATGGCCCGCGGCGGCATCTACGATCATCTGGGGGGCGGGTTTGCTCGCTACTCGGTCGATGCGCGATGGCTCGTTCCCCACTTTGAAAAAATGCTGTACGACAATGCGCTCCTCGCCGGAGTTTACGTCGACGGCTATCGCGCCACCGGTCGCGAAGACTTCGCTCGCGTCGCACGAGAAACGTGCGACTACGTCCTCTACTATCTGACCGACGAAACAGGCGGTTTCCAAAGCACGGAAGACGCCGACAGTGAAGGGGAGGAAGGGAAGTTTTATGTCTGGACTCCGCAAGAAATCGTGGACATTCTCGGAGAAGGGGAGGGGCGTCGTTTTTGTGAGATCTACGACGTCAGCGAGTCTGGAAACTTCGAGGGAAAAAACATTCTGAACCTGCCGCAGTCGATCGAAGACTGGGGCTCCGCATCCAACCTCGACGTTGTCGAACTTCGCCGCGAACTTGATGTCGCTCGCGAAAAGCTCTTGAAGGTTCGCGACCAGCGCATCCGTCCCGCCAAGGATGACAAAGTCCTGGTCAGCTGGAATGGCCTGATGATCGACAGCCTGGCCAGAGCGGCAGGCGCTTTGAACGAACCCAAGTATCTAATCGCGGCCGAGCGAGCCGCCGATTTTGTGTTCGACAGGATGTTCGATGACTCGGGCCGACTGTTGCATTCGTATCGGCACGGCGTCGCCAAATTGGCCGCCTATTTGGACGACTATGCGAATCTCGCCAACGCTTGCATTTCACTGTATGAAGCGAGCTTCGCCGAACGATGGCTACAGCGCGCGATCGAGCTGACGAATCTTATGATTCGTCATTTTGGCGATCCCGTTGGCGGAGGGTTCTACTTTACGGCCGACGACCACGAAAAGTTGATCGCACGCAACAAAGACATGTACGACAACAGCGTGCCCAGCGGTAATTCGATGGCGGCGGTCGTTTTGCTGCGATTGAGCGCCTTGCTAGGAAATACCGAATTGCTGGACGAAGCCGTGACGACGATCCGCGTCGCCGCGCCGCTGATGAAGAAACATCCGACGGCGACCGGCCAGATGTTGGCGGCGGTTGATCGATATTTGGGACCAGCGCGAGAAGTGGTGATTTTGGGGAATACGGATTCCGACGCGACCAGCGAATTTTTGGCGGAACTACGTCGCCGCTACACCCCCAATAGCGTTATCGCCTGCATTTCACCAGAGACGACATTGCCTGACGATTCGCCGCTGGCTCCGATCTTTGCGGGAAAGGCTCCTTTGCCCGAGGCTGACGGAACAATTTTCGTTTGCGAGAATTTCGCCTGCCAGCGACCGGTGACGGCCGCCGAGGCGATCGCCGATCTGCGTCAATCTCCCGCGTGA
- a CDS encoding cysteine peptidase family C39 domain-containing protein, translating into MIVLAISGYAWFLWDSEVMAKWLPFSSLLVLGNWFPIGAAAMAAVVSNRLQDQGARRALPMGAMLCVGGFAAVYLVLGSAPQCGDLWSDDGVCYQTTQRTCSAACAATLLGQYGLPASEQEMAEICFTRKGTSWKGIYRGLKLKTANADLHVSAEKLDFDQLAKLDRPVLLQVGIQQWQSLGHSSGLEVEEGWTPGTMHSVICLGVINESQVLIADPNPKIGVEVWPRESLDRLWRGNALYLSPDPSSQSGLIDDNLHDHYVKR; encoded by the coding sequence ATGATTGTGCTCGCCATCTCAGGCTACGCTTGGTTTCTGTGGGACAGCGAAGTCATGGCGAAATGGCTTCCCTTTTCGTCACTTTTGGTTCTAGGGAACTGGTTTCCGATCGGCGCTGCAGCGATGGCCGCCGTCGTCTCGAATCGCTTACAGGACCAGGGAGCACGGCGAGCATTGCCGATGGGAGCGATGCTCTGCGTCGGCGGATTTGCGGCTGTCTACTTGGTTCTCGGCAGTGCCCCGCAGTGTGGCGACCTTTGGAGCGACGATGGGGTCTGTTATCAGACCACGCAAAGAACGTGCTCTGCTGCGTGCGCCGCAACGCTGCTGGGGCAATATGGGCTTCCAGCCTCAGAGCAGGAGATGGCCGAAATTTGCTTTACGCGCAAGGGAACTTCGTGGAAGGGGATCTACCGTGGCTTAAAGCTGAAGACGGCGAATGCGGATTTGCACGTGTCAGCGGAGAAGCTCGATTTCGATCAACTTGCGAAACTGGATCGCCCGGTCTTGCTGCAGGTCGGTATTCAGCAATGGCAGTCGCTGGGGCATTCGTCTGGTTTGGAGGTGGAAGAGGGCTGGACTCCGGGGACCATGCACTCGGTGATTTGTTTGGGCGTTATCAACGAGAGTCAGGTGTTGATCGCCGATCCCAACCCAAAGATTGGGGTGGAGGTATGGCCGCGTGAATCACTGGATCGCCTGTGGCGCGGCAACGCGCTTTACTTGTCTCCCGATCCATCCAGCCAGTCCGGCCTGATTGATGACAACCTGCACGATCACTACGTCAAACGCTAG
- a CDS encoding response regulator, producing the protein MIMENIPQLEPISDCGHSRGRVLICDDDVTQREVLAIILQKNGFETIDTGLGGECLRFAASKQISALLLDIDLPDASGLDICEEISDAQMTHQLPIILVSGMQRADLVRSARRRGARFFLQKPYDPAAIIALLERALDETSPW; encoded by the coding sequence ATGATTATGGAGAATATTCCGCAGTTAGAACCGATTTCTGACTGCGGGCATTCGCGAGGACGCGTGTTGATTTGCGATGACGACGTGACGCAGCGCGAAGTGCTGGCGATCATCTTGCAAAAGAACGGGTTCGAGACCATCGACACCGGCCTCGGCGGCGAGTGCCTACGTTTTGCGGCTAGCAAGCAAATCTCGGCGCTGTTGCTGGACATTGACCTTCCAGACGCCAGCGGGCTAGATATCTGCGAAGAGATTTCGGACGCTCAGATGACGCATCAATTGCCCATTATTTTGGTCAGCGGCATGCAGCGAGCTGACCTGGTCCGTTCGGCCCGGCGTCGTGGAGCCCGCTTTTTTCTACAAAAACCGTATGACCCAGCCGCGATAATTGCCCTATTAGAACGGGCTCTGGACGAAACATCTCCCTGGTAA
- the panB gene encoding 3-methyl-2-oxobutanoate hydroxymethyltransferase: protein MSSHKPASDRITVPKFVAMKRDGKKISMLTAYDYTMAQLLDEAGVDSVLVGDSLSMVVQGHDTTLPVTLDEMIYHAKMVARAVQRALVIVDLPFPSFHLGVYSAIESAGRILKETGAQAVKLEGGVEQAEVIAGLVSAGIPVMAHVGLRPQLVMQMGGYKVQRDEEQLMADALAAQNAGAFGMVLECVPRSAAAKISSELTIPTIGIGAGVGCDGQVLVVNDMLGLTGGYVPKFVKAYADLRGQISSAAKQYCEEVRDGAFPADKHSFQ from the coding sequence ATGTCCTCTCACAAACCTGCGTCGGATCGCATTACCGTCCCTAAGTTCGTCGCGATGAAACGGGACGGCAAAAAAATCTCCATGCTGACCGCCTACGATTACACGATGGCGCAGTTGCTTGACGAGGCAGGCGTCGATTCTGTGTTGGTGGGCGATAGTCTTTCGATGGTCGTGCAAGGACACGACACGACCTTGCCGGTTACGCTCGACGAAATGATCTATCACGCCAAAATGGTGGCGCGCGCGGTCCAACGCGCCTTGGTAATTGTGGATCTGCCGTTTCCCAGTTTTCATCTCGGCGTTTACAGTGCGATCGAAAGCGCTGGACGCATTTTGAAAGAGACCGGCGCCCAAGCGGTCAAACTAGAGGGGGGAGTCGAGCAAGCTGAAGTGATCGCAGGTCTCGTATCGGCAGGCATTCCCGTCATGGCCCATGTGGGACTGCGTCCGCAACTGGTCATGCAAATGGGAGGCTACAAAGTCCAGCGTGACGAAGAGCAACTGATGGCTGACGCCTTGGCGGCGCAAAACGCCGGAGCTTTTGGCATGGTGCTAGAGTGCGTTCCTCGCAGCGCCGCCGCGAAAATCTCGTCCGAATTGACAATTCCGACGATCGGCATCGGCGCCGGCGTCGGCTGCGATGGCCAGGTTCTCGTGGTCAACGACATGTTGGGGCTTACCGGCGGGTACGTGCCGAAATTTGTGAAAGCATACGCAGATCTACGGGGACAAATCTCTTCGGCCGCCAAGCAGTACTGCGAAGAAGTCCGCGACGGAGCATTTCCGGCCGACAAGCATAGTTTCCAATAA